A part of Desulfofundulus salinus genomic DNA contains:
- a CDS encoding C-terminal binding protein — protein MSQFKVVVTDYEYGNLKYEEEVLARAGITLVPAQCRTEEELIAACKDAHGLLNQYAQITRRVIEALDNCKVIARYGVGVNTIDLAAATEKGICVVNVPDYCMDEVSDHALALLLACARKVVLLNNSVKAGTWDYKISRPISRLRGQTLGIVGFGRIPRTLAEKAKPFGFHLLVYDPYLTQADVEPYGATLVELEELLAKSDFVSVHAPLTPETYHLIGEKELGLMKPSAFIINTSRGPVIDEKALIKALQEGRIAGAGLDVLEEEPAPRDNPLLTMDNVIINPHVAWYSEQAEIELRTKAAQGVVEVLQGYYPRNLVNKEVKDKVHLKRLP, from the coding sequence ATGAGTCAATTCAAGGTTGTGGTAACCGATTACGAGTATGGAAACCTTAAGTATGAAGAGGAGGTCCTGGCACGGGCTGGTATTACCCTGGTCCCTGCCCAGTGCCGGACCGAAGAAGAATTAATTGCCGCCTGTAAAGATGCCCACGGCCTGTTAAACCAGTATGCTCAAATTACAAGGCGCGTCATTGAGGCGCTGGATAACTGTAAAGTAATTGCCCGTTACGGGGTAGGAGTAAATACTATTGACCTTGCGGCGGCGACGGAAAAGGGGATTTGTGTGGTCAATGTGCCAGATTATTGCATGGACGAAGTTTCCGATCACGCTCTTGCCCTGCTGCTGGCCTGTGCCCGGAAAGTAGTTCTGTTAAATAACAGCGTGAAAGCAGGGACATGGGATTACAAAATAAGCAGGCCTATTTCACGCCTTCGGGGTCAAACCCTGGGAATTGTCGGATTTGGCCGTATACCCCGCACCCTGGCGGAAAAAGCAAAACCTTTTGGTTTTCATCTGCTGGTATATGATCCCTATCTTACCCAGGCAGACGTAGAACCTTACGGAGCTACTTTGGTTGAGTTGGAGGAGCTGCTGGCTAAATCTGACTTTGTTTCTGTGCATGCTCCGTTAACCCCGGAAACTTATCACCTGATTGGTGAAAAAGAATTGGGGTTGATGAAGCCCAGCGCATTCATTATTAATACCTCAAGAGGTCCTGTTATCGATGAAAAGGCCCTCATTAAAGCTTTGCAAGAGGGGCGCATTGCCGGAGCAGGGCTGGATGTCTTGGAAGAAGAGCCTGCTCCCCGGGATAATCCTCTGCTGACCATGGATAATGTCATTATCAACCCCCATGTTGCATGGTACTCCGAGCAAGCTGAAATAGAGCTGCGGACAAAGGCGGCCCAGGGAGTGGTAGAAGTGTTGCAAGGTTATTATCCCAGAAACCTGGTAAACAAAGAAGTTAAAGATAAAGTACATTTAAAAAGGCTACCGTAG
- a CDS encoding phosphoglycerate dehydrogenase gives MKPTVLISSASFGRLSGDALELLARAKVKVVHNPFGRTPTEDEMVGLIQGIDGVIVGTEPISARVLERADRLKVIVRRGTGLDNIDLAIARRKGVQVFNTPGTVEDSVAELTMGLILALARQLTVLDKALKNNRWWKLPGIELAGKILGLVGLGRIGQAVAERAKAFKMRVIYYSRTRRFDLEERLGVTFMRLDQLLQESDFVTLHVPLSKETTGLIGERELALMKPAAFLINTARGAVIDEEALYRFLEEGRIAGAALDVFKQEPLRDSRLQKLDNVILTPHVGTYTKEAAQKMDLKAAELVLKVLQP, from the coding sequence TCCGGAGATGCTCTTGAGCTCCTGGCCAGGGCAAAGGTTAAAGTTGTGCATAACCCATTCGGCCGCACCCCGACCGAGGATGAAATGGTAGGGCTGATCCAGGGGATAGACGGGGTAATTGTCGGTACCGAACCCATAAGTGCTCGGGTTCTGGAACGAGCGGATCGGTTGAAGGTAATTGTTAGAAGAGGTACCGGGCTGGACAATATTGATCTGGCAATAGCCCGGCGAAAGGGTGTGCAGGTATTTAATACCCCGGGAACTGTTGAGGATTCGGTAGCCGAATTAACAATGGGGCTCATCCTTGCTTTGGCCCGACAATTGACAGTACTGGATAAAGCCCTTAAAAATAACCGGTGGTGGAAGCTGCCAGGTATTGAACTGGCTGGAAAGATTCTGGGTCTCGTGGGATTGGGACGAATCGGCCAGGCAGTGGCCGAAAGGGCCAAAGCATTTAAGATGAGGGTTATCTATTACAGCCGTACCAGGCGGTTTGATCTCGAAGAACGACTTGGGGTAACCTTTATGCGGTTGGACCAACTGTTGCAAGAGAGCGATTTTGTAACCCTCCATGTACCTTTAAGTAAGGAAACCACGGGTCTGATTGGAGAACGAGAATTAGCCCTGATGAAGCCTGCGGCCTTTCTCATTAATACAGCCAGGGGTGCGGTGATTGACGAAGAGGCATTATATCGCTTTTTAGAGGAGGGGCGGATAGCCGGAGCAGCTTTGGACGTGTTCAAGCAAGAACCTCTCCGCGATAGCCGGCTTCAAAAACTGGATAATGTTATTCTCACCCCTCACGTTGGTACCTACACGAAAGAAGCTGCCCAGAAAATGGATCTCAAGGCGGCCGAATTAGTCTTGAAAGTTCTTCAACCCTAA
- a CDS encoding HAD-IA family hydrolase, with protein sequence MFKGILFDLDGTLIDTLQLIEECYRFTFHKKTGLDVPVQKIMKHLGLPLKDICTIFAPDRVEEAISYYLETYDRLHDRLIKVYPGVWEVLDHIKDNGLKLGVVTSKNRTNTDKALNLFGLEQFLDVIVSSDDCRLHKPHPEPVIKALRFLQIDPGQVLLIGDSPYDIRAGKAAGVKTGGITWGVSTSEELLAYQPDFLLGGLNEVLDIIGLTGKARR encoded by the coding sequence ATGTTTAAAGGAATTCTTTTTGATCTGGACGGGACATTGATAGATACCCTACAGCTAATTGAAGAATGCTACCGTTTCACCTTTCACAAAAAAACTGGCCTGGACGTACCTGTTCAAAAAATTATGAAGCACCTGGGACTTCCCTTGAAGGATATCTGTACCATTTTTGCTCCAGACAGGGTTGAAGAAGCCATAAGTTATTACTTAGAAACCTATGACCGGCTCCATGACCGGCTTATCAAGGTATATCCCGGGGTATGGGAAGTTTTAGACCATATAAAGGACAATGGTCTCAAACTGGGAGTTGTTACGTCCAAAAACCGAACCAATACCGACAAGGCGTTAAATCTGTTTGGACTGGAGCAGTTTTTGGATGTAATAGTTAGTTCAGACGATTGTCGGCTTCATAAACCACATCCTGAGCCCGTAATAAAAGCATTAAGATTTTTGCAGATTGATCCCGGGCAAGTCCTTTTGATAGGTGACAGCCCTTATGATATTAGGGCCGGAAAAGCCGCCGGTGTTAAAACAGGCGGCATAACGTGGGGGGTATCTACCAGTGAGGAACTACTGGCTTATCAACCCGATTTTTTGCTAGGGGGTCTAAATG